The DNA region GCGCACCTCTCCCGATGAGCGTCTCGACCCCGTCGAGCAACCACCCGAGACCGGACACGAACCCGTGGTCCGCCTCGTCCGGTTCGCTCATGACCTCGGTGGGCAGCAGCCTGGACAGGGCCGGATGGCGGACGGGGCCGACGGGCCGTTCCACCGTCCGCTCCCACTGCGCCGTCGCATCCCGGGGCGGGACGCCCTTGGCCTCGACGACGGCGGCGAGGTCGCTCAGCCTCGTTCCGTACGAAGCCCGCGACACGCCGTACTTCTCCGTCACCCGAAGCCGCCTTCCGCCGTACCGCCCCTGACCACCATCCTAGATATGCGTGCCGCCTACGCGGTGACGCGTATGACATACGGGGGCGCACGAGGCAGCCTGGGCGGTGCGTCCCCGGCACGTCCTGCGCGGGCGGCCGGCGCATGCCGGACCCGTCGCGCCCCCCGGGGAAGCACGCCTGAAGTCCGGCAGCGAGCGGTGCGCCACCGCCGGAGCGGTGCTCCTCGTCGTCCTCGTGGTGGGTACGGCGCTCCGACAGCGTCAGAACACGTCCGGGCACCACGCCCGCCGCGCCGTCCGGAACACCCCGTCCGCCCTGGCCGCCGCCCCCGGGCGGTGCTCGTCGATCCGTCCCAGCTCCGCGAGCCGGAGCGCCGACTCGTCGCCCAGGTACAGCGTCCCCAGTTCCCGCACATCCAGCGCCAGGTCGGCGGCCCGGGTGGTCGGGGTGCAGGAGGCGCCGTCCGGGGAGGTCTCCAGGAGGAACCGGCCGCCCGCCAGGCCCGCGGTGTCCTGGACGTCAAGGACCAGGTCGGCCCCGGTCGCGTACGTGCGTGCCTCCAGTGCCCGGGGAACGTCCAGGACACGGAGCCAGAGCCAGTCCGCCTGGGTCACGACGCGGGCGGCGCGCGGATCCGGGAGGAGGAGGGGGAGCAGGTCGTCGGGGGCGCGGTAGCCGGAGCGGACCGTCGTGATCCAGTCGATGGAGCAGACGAACCGCCACAGGGTGCGTTCCGCCGCCGGGGTCACCGCGATCATGCCGGCCACCGTCGCCTTGTTGAGCGGCTGCTTCCGGTCGCCCCAGTTGTCGTCGGCGCGATAGGCGATCAGGCCGTCCGCCTCCCCGTCCGCCGACCGGTACACCGCGTAGAACGGCTCGGTCCAGCTCTCGTGGGCCGGCAGGTCGACACCCGTGTCGCGCTGCCACCAGCGCTCGTCCCGGCTGACCACACCGTGCTGCCGGGCCGCCAGGCGCCCGTGGAGCTCCGGCCCCAGCTTGCGCACCTCCGCGCCGTCCACCAACTCGACACGGCCCCCGTCCGCCTCGGAGGGAACCGGCAGGCGAGGGTCCAGGCCGGCCCGGGGGACGTCGATCTCCCACTCCGTGGTCCAGGCCGCGGGACCGAACCCGAACCGCCCGTAGATCGGGTACTCGGCCGCGATCAGGGAGGCGACCACGTCGCCGCGCTCCTTCGCCGCCGCCAGGTCGACGGCCATCATCCGGCTGAGCAGGCCGCGGCGGCGGTGCGTGGGCGTCACCGTCACGCCGGTGACCGCGTCGGCGGGCACCCTGGCCCCGCCGACCACCGTGAGTTCCTGGGCGAACGACCGGAAGGTGGCCACACAGCGGCCGGCGTCGAACACACCCTGGACCCGGGACAGGTCGGTGTGGGCCAGGCGCAACGCGACCTCCTCGTCCGTCCCCGCGGACGGCCGCAGGAATCCCGTGTTCACGGCCCGCAGCCAGTCGGGGTACTCGGCGGCGGAAACGGTACGCGGATCGAGGCTCATGCGGCTCACGCTAGGCACAGGGCCCGGGAATGTCGCATGGATTGATCGCGCGACCGCGGGAGCACCGGCCGGGCGGGCGACTTCGGGCCGTGACGCGGGACGCACGACCGTCGGAACGCCGCCCGGGGCGCGCGACCGTCTGACCCCCGGGGCGCGCGACCGTCAGAACGCCGCCCGGACCGCGCCGACCTCCGCGCCGCCGCCCAGCAACGGCGCCCTGCCGATGCGCGTTACCACCGGGGCGTCGACGCCGAGCAGTTCGAGCGACCGGGCCAGCACCGGTCCCAGGGCGCGCGCCGAGCCGTCGTCGATCTTGAAGGCCAGCGCCCTGCCGTCCGCGAGCGCCACCGCCTGGACCGCCTCCGCCCCCATCTTGGAGAGCGTGCCCGGCACCTCCCGCATCAGCCAGGTGTCCGGCCGCCGGGTGCCCGCCACGTACTCCGGGTGCGCCCGCATGGCGTCGGCGACCCGGCGCTCCGCGCTGCCCGGCTCCGCCAGCACGAACGTACGGAAGGCGCGGGCCAGGCCCACCAGTCCGATCGCCATCAGCGGGGCCCCGCAGCCGTCCGTGCCGACCGCCGCGACCGGCTCGCCCGCCGCCTCCGCCACCACCTGGCCGGTCAGCAGCTGCAACGGGTGCGCCGGGTCGAGGTACGTCGCCGTGTCCCAGCCGTTGCGTACGCAGACCGCGAGCATCGCCGCGTGCTTGCCGGAGCAGTTCATGGTGAGCGGCTCCCGCACCCGCCCGGCGGCGAGATACGCCTCCGCCTCGACGGCATCCAGCGGCAGGTCCGGCGGGGTCCGCAGGTCGCCGGGGGTCAGCCCGTGCTCGGCGAGCATCCTGCGCACCAGATCGAGGTGGAAGTCCTCACCCGAGTGGCTGGCGGCGGCCAGGGCCAGCCTCTCCCCGGACAGATCCAGACCTGCCCGCAGGATCGCGGCGGCCTGCATCGGCTTGTTCGACGAGCGCGGGAAGACCGGGGCCGCCGGATCACCGAGTGCGAACTCCACGCTGCCGTCGGCGGCCAGCAGCACCAGCGACCCCCGGTGGTGGCCCTCGGTGAAACCGGACCGTACGACCTCGGCCAGGACCGGGAGCGTGGCGGGCGCGGAGGGAGATATGGAGGTCATGGTGGCTGGTGGCCTTCCGGGGACGGGCGGTGACCCGCCCCCGGAAGGGTCGCTTCAGGCGAGCAGGTCGTCTACTTGTGCTTCCCCGTCACGGTACCTGCGGGCGATCTCCGCGCTGCAATCGTCGACAGTCCGCTGGAGCCGGTGGCGGCGCCGGGACACCTGCCGCTCGTAGCGCACGAGCCGTCCCATGGCCGTCAGCAGCTCTTCGTCCGTCCGGGCGTCGAGGTCCGAGAGCTCGATCTCGGCGAGCGTGTCCGCCGCCAGCTGCCGGTACTCCTCGCTGCGCGGCGTGGTGAGGGTGACGTGCCGCGCCGAGGAGCGTTGGACGGACGGGGTGTCGGTGAGGATCTCCGAGAGCCGGTCCACCACGGGCGACTGGGGCCCCACCCGCCGGGCGAGTTCGGCCCGCAGGATGTCGATCCGGCCCTGCACCAGCCGGCGTACGTAACTCAGGTCCGCCTCGTCGCGCTGGGCGTCACGGCGCAGGGCGCGCAGCGCCGGCAGCCGCAGCCCGCGGAATTCGGCCTGGGGACGAACCGCGGCCAGCCCCTCCCCCGCCCCGCCGGCCCCGGTCTGCCCGGGCACGGACAACGGTGCGGGCAGCGGCCCGGCCGAGGGTCCCGGCAGTGGTGCGGGCAGCGGTCCCTGCCCGGGTGCGTCCCCGGTCCGCTGCACAGGTGACCGCACGGCACCGGCGGTACGTGTCACCGGTACGGCACCGGGTGATGGCCCGGTTCCATGTGTACTCATGCTGTTCCGTCCCCTCGACCGGTGCGTCGGCACACCGACATCGTGCATGGTGCCACTACGCAGGGTGCCCACGCAGGTGCTCTGTACCCGTTCGGCCCAAGATAGGTTGGTCTGTATGCGTGCAGTGATACAGAGAGTGGACGGCGCGAGCGTCACCGTGGCGGGCGCCGCGGACGATCCGCCGGGGACCGGAACCGTCGGCGAGATCGTCGGCGAAGGGCTGTGTGTGCTGGTGGGGGTCACCCACGGGGACACCGCGCAGAAGGCGGCACAGCTCGCCCGCAAGCTCTGGACCCTGCGGATCCTGGAGGGCGAGAAGTCCTGCTCGGACGTGAACGCGCCGCTCCTGGTCATCTCCCAGTTCACGCTGTACGGGGACGCCAGGAAGGGCCGCAGGCCCACCTGGAACGCCGCCGCGCCGGGCGAGGTCGCCGAGCCCCTGGTCGACGAGGTGGTCGCGCAGCTGCGAGCCCTCGGCGCCCAGGTGGAGACGGGCAGGTTCGGAGCGGACATGCGCGTATCGCTCACGAACCACGGCCCGTTCACCGTACTGGTCGAGGTCTAAGGGGTGTCCCGTAATCCCTGGTGGACCAGCGCGCGGCGTCAGATGCGGTGCATCGCAAGGCGGAGGGACGTCCGCATACTGGATGTATTCGGGCGTTCCGACAACGCGGTGAGGTGCCGTAGCTGTCGTCGTGCGCCCGCCGGGGATTGCGGGACAACCCTTAGGGCCCGGGCGGCCCGGTGGACGCCCAGGCGTAGAGGGGCTACGGCTCGACGACCGTCTCCTGGGCCGCGGCGGTGTCCCCTGCCATCAGCTCCGCGTCCACGGCCACGTTGCGCTTCACCAGAGCCAGGGCGATCGGGCCCAGCTCGTGGTGGCGGGCCGAGGTGGTGACGAATCCGAGCTGGCGGCCCTCCTCACCGTCCGCGGCGAGCCGGATCGGCGTGCCGTGGCCGGGCAGGTGCACCTCGCTGCCGTCCAGGTGCAGGAAGACCAGCCGGCGCGGCGGCTTCCCCAGGTTGTGGACACGGGCAACCGTCTCCTGCCCCCGGTAGCAGCCCTTCTGGAGGTGGACGGCGGTGCCGATCCAGCCCAGCTCGTGCGGGATGGTCCGGTGGTCGGTCTCGAAGCCGAGGCGCGGGCGGTGCGACTCGACCCGCAGCGCCTCGTACGCCAGGATGCCGGCCACCGGGCCGTGCGCGGCGGCGTACTCCGCCAGGCCGGCACGGTCCAGGAAGAGGTCCCGGCCGTGCGCCGTCTCACGTACGGCGATTCCGTCCGGGACGTCGGCGATCGAACCGGCCGGGAGGTGGACGACGGCGAAGTCCTCGGTGCGGTCGGCGACTTCCACCCGGTAGAAGAACTTCATCGACTCCAGGTACGCGATCAGCTCGCCCTGGGTCTCCGGCTCGACGTGCATCCACACGGTCGTTCCGTCGTCCACGAGGTAGAGGGCGTGCTCGATGTGACCGTTGGCGGAGAGGATCAGCGCCTCGGTCGCCCGGTTCGGGGCGAGGTCGCTGACGTGCTGGGTGAGCAGCAGGTGCAGCCAGGTCAGGCGGTCGTCGCCGGTGACCGTGACGACACCGCGGTGCGAGAGGTCGACCAGGCCGTTGCCGTCGGCCAGTGCGCGTTGCTCGCGGAACAGGTCGCCGTAGTGCGCGGCGACGCCTTCGTCGCGCCCTTCGGCGGGGACGGCGCCGGGCAGGGACAGCAAGGGGCTCTTCATGCGACCAAGCGTACGACTCGCTCCACGGCGGGTCCGATCGGCTCTACCGCCCGTCACCGGGCGACCCGGCGGCCTCCGGCCCGGCAGCCTTCGCCGTGCAGTCGGCGCAGCGCCCGAAGATCGCGAAGTGCTTCATGTCGGTCTCGAAGCCGAACGTGTCGCGGAGCTTCGCGGTGAAGTCGGCGACCACGTCGACATCCGCCTCGATGACGTCCGTGCAGTCACGGCAGACCAGGTGGATGTGGTGGTGGCGGTCTGCCAGGTGGTACGTCGGCGCGCCGTGCCCCAGGTGGGCATGGCTGACGAGCCCGAGCTCCTCCAAGAGCTCCAGGGTCCGGTAGACGGTGGAGATGTTGACTCCGGACGCGGTCCTGCGCACCTCGCAGAGGATGTCGTCGGGGGTCGCGTGCTCCAGTGTGTCGACGGCCTCCAGGACGAGCTGGCGCTGAGGCGTCAGCCGGTAGCCACGCTGCCGAAGATCGGTCTTCCAGTCGGTGCTCACCACAGGCCCAGTGTAGGGCGGGGCGCGCCCCGGCCGGGGCGCCACCGCAGGAGCCCCTACTTGAAGAACGCGATCCCGTCGTCAGGCATGTCACCGAGGCTCTTCGCCATCGCGGCGACCTCTTCCGGGGTGACGACCTTCTTCAGGTGTGCCGACATGTACGGCCGCAGCTCGACGTCGGGCGTGGCCTTCTCGCCGACCCACATCAGATCGCTGTTCACGTAGCCGTAGAGCCGCTTGCCGCCGCTGTACGGGCCGGAGGCCGCGGTGCGCGCCACCGCGTCGGTGACCACGTCGATCTGCGGCTTCTGCTTCGCCAGCTCGCCGTACCAGACCTCGACGACGCCCTGGTCGCGGACCATGACGATCTCGACCTTGCGGTCCTTGTCGATGCGCCAGTACCCGGACTCGGACTCCAGCGGCTTGACCTGGTTGCCGTCGGCGTCCAGCACCCAGGAGTGCGAGACGTACTCGAGGAAGTCCCGGCCGTCGTGGCTGAAGGTGACCTCCTGGCCGAAGTTGCACTTCTCGGCGCCGGGGAAGTCGGAGACGCCCGCGCCCGCCCAGTTGCCCAGGAGGAAGGCCAGCGGCACGAGGTCCGGGTGGAGGTCGGACGGAATCTCGATCATGAGCGGCTCAGACGATCTGTGAGGGGTCTACAGGAGGTGTTCGGCGAGGGTCAGCGCTGGCCCTGGTACAGCTTCTTCACGGTCACGGCGGCGAAGGCGAGCACGCCGACGCAGACCAGGACCAGCAGGGCGGAGAAGAAAGCCTCAAGCACGGGAGCTCCTCGATACGAACGACGTGACGGCAGTACGCGGCCGGGCCCCCAGCCTAATGGGTGGGGGCCCGGCGCGACGGTCCGGGGTTTCCCCGGGCGCGGTCCGTTCGGCCCAGCAGCTGGTTGCGCAGGACGACGGTCCGGTGGAACGGGACGACCGCCGAGCCGGCCGTGCCCTTGCGCGAGTTCGCGCACACAACCGGCTCACGGGCACCGGGGAGGTCGTCCGGCGGCGATTACAGTTCGGCACATGTCCAAGAAGCTAGTGATCAAGGTGACCGCCGGCGCCGATTCCGCCGAGCGCTGCTCGCAGGCCTTCACCGTGGCGGCCGTGGCCGTCGCCAGTGGGGTCGAGGTCTCGCTCTGGCTGACCGGCGAATCGGCCTGGTTCGCGCTGCCCGGACGGGCCGCCGAATTCGAACTGCCGCACGCCGCGCCGCTGCCCGATCTGATCGAGTCCATCCAGGCGGGCGGCCGGATCACGCTCTGCACCCAGTGCGCGGCACGGCGCGACATCACGGAGAAGGACGTCCTGAAGGGCGTACGGATCGCGGGCGCCCAGGTGTTCGTGCAGGAGAGCATGGCCGACGACACCCAGGCCCTCGTCTACTGATACCGGCCTGCACCCGACCTGCCCGGGACGCTTCGCGCCCCTCAGGCTCAGGGGCGGCGCTTCCTGCCGTCGAGCTCGTCCCACCACGCGTCCGACTCCGGGTCGCCGGTGGGCGACGCCCTGCCCGGACGGGGCGGAGGACCGGGACGGGGCGGAGGGCTCAGACGAGGCGGGACGTGCGGGGGCGGCGGGGTGGCCGGGCCCGGCGGAGGGTCCGGAGGGGCCTCGTCCCACCAGCGGTCCTCCGGCCCCCGCCGATTGGCCACCACCGCCGCGACGGGCGGAATGATCATGGCGACCACACACATCGCCACGGCGGCGGGGATCGACCAGAGGCGCACGAACGCCCAGGCGGAGACGAAGAGGGCGAGGCATCCGCCCATCATGAGGAAGTAGGCACGTCGGCGCCGGGCGTACATGCTTCCAGGGTAGAACCGAACGCGGACGGCGCGAAGGGCCGCACCCCTGATCAGGTGGCGTCCAACCCCCTGGGGTGCGGCCCTCCGGCCGTATGCGTGCCCGACTACACGGCGATGGCCACCTCGGCGAGGCCGCCCGTCTGCGCCACGACCGTACGGTCGGCGGTGCCACCGGGGACGAGGGCGCGGAGCGTCCAGGTGCCCTCGGCCGCGTAGAAGCGGAACTGTCCGGTCGCCGAGGTCGGGACCTCGGCGGTGAACTCGCCGGTCGAGTCCAGCAGACGGACGTAGCCGGTGACGGGCTCGCCGTCACGGGTCACGCTGCCCTGGATCGTCGTCTCGCCGGGCTTGATCGTCGAAGCGTCCGGGCCGCCGGCCTGTGCTCCACACATGGTGTTCTGTCCTTCTGGTCGGTGTCCTGCGGTACGGGTACTGCGGTGCGGTTCCTGCGGACTACTTGTTGGCGCCGAGCTCGATCGGCACGCCCACCAGGGAGCCGTACTCGGTCCACGAACCGTCGTAGTTCTTGACGTTCTCCTGGCCGAGCAGCTCGTGCAGGACGAACCACGTGAGCGCGGAGCGCTCACCGATGCGGCAGTACGCGATGGTGTCCTTGGACAGGTCGACCTGCTCGGCCTCGTAGAGGGCCTTCAGCTCGTCGTCCGACTTGAAGGTGCCGTCGTCGTTGGCGTTCTTCGACCACGGGATGTTGCGGGCGCTCGGCACGTGGCCGGGGCGCTGCGACTGCTCCTGCGGGAGGTGGGCCGGCGCGAGGAGCTTGCCGCTGAACTCGTCGGGCGAACGCACGTCGACGAGGTTCTGGCTGCCGATGGCCTTGACGACGTCGTCGCGGTAGGCGCGGATCGACTCGTCCTGGGGCTTGGCCTTGTACTGGGTGGCCGGACGCGTCGGGACGGTATCGGTCAGGTCCCGGGAGTCGAGCTCCCACTTCTTGCGACCGCCGTCGAGGAGCTTGACGTTCTCGTGGCCGTACAGCTTGAAGTACCAGTACGCGTACGAGGCGAACCAGTTGTTGTTGCCGCCGTAGAGGACGACGAGGGTGTCGTTGCCGATGCCCTTCTCGCTGAGCAGCTTCTCGAAACCGGCCTGGTCGACGAAGTCACGGCGGACCGGGTCCTGGAGGTCCTTCGTCCAGTCGATCCGGATCGCGTTCTTGATGTGGTTCTTCTCGTACGCCGAGGTGTCCTCGTCGACCTCGACGATGGCGACCTGCGGGTCGTCGATGTGGGCCTCGACCCAGTCGGCGTCGACCAGAACGTCTGCGCGGCTCATGTGTTTCTCCTCCGGGGCAGTCTGCGGCGGGGTGGTGCGGTGTGCGAGTGCGAGGTGTACGCGCAGGTGCGTCGAGCGGGACGCGTACGGAAGGCACGGGGGTCGGCCCTGACAGCGTCGAAGAGCCGGGGGAAAACGGGAAAGGGTCCCGCTCAGAAGGTGCGACAGAGCATGGCGGCGACGCGGCACAGGTCTACTGCCCGCCGCTTCGTGAGGTCCGCCTGTCGCTTCATGCGTCCGATCGTAGGGAGGTACGGGCGGAGATGTCACCGCCGTGTCGTATCGTGAGACACGATCGTCCGCGATGCGAGACGAGCGGCCTCGGAAGTCGCCTGCGGACCGGGCCCGCGACCTGCGGGCCGGACCGTCATCTGCGGGTCGGACGAGGGCGTCTCATTATCTGGATCCGCCGCCCGGTCCTTCCCCGCGGCCTCCCACCCCGCCCCCACGGGGCGTCCACGCGTGCGCCGGCTGCGCCGTCACCCGGCGGGTTCGACGCCCGATCCCGTCATCACCCGGCGCGTTCGACGCCCGATCCCGTCATCACCCGGCGCGTTCGACGCCC from Streptomyces sp. B1I3 includes:
- a CDS encoding DsrE family protein, whose amino-acid sequence is MSKKLVIKVTAGADSAERCSQAFTVAAVAVASGVEVSLWLTGESAWFALPGRAAEFELPHAAPLPDLIESIQAGGRITLCTQCAARRDITEKDVLKGVRIAGAQVFVQESMADDTQALVY
- the dtd gene encoding D-aminoacyl-tRNA deacylase, which encodes MRAVIQRVDGASVTVAGAADDPPGTGTVGEIVGEGLCVLVGVTHGDTAQKAAQLARKLWTLRILEGEKSCSDVNAPLLVISQFTLYGDARKGRRPTWNAAAPGEVAEPLVDEVVAQLRALGAQVETGRFGADMRVSLTNHGPFTVLVEV
- a CDS encoding asparaginase; the protein is MTSISPSAPATLPVLAEVVRSGFTEGHHRGSLVLLAADGSVEFALGDPAAPVFPRSSNKPMQAAAILRAGLDLSGERLALAAASHSGEDFHLDLVRRMLAEHGLTPGDLRTPPDLPLDAVEAEAYLAAGRVREPLTMNCSGKHAAMLAVCVRNGWDTATYLDPAHPLQLLTGQVVAEAAGEPVAAVGTDGCGAPLMAIGLVGLARAFRTFVLAEPGSAERRVADAMRAHPEYVAGTRRPDTWLMREVPGTLSKMGAEAVQAVALADGRALAFKIDDGSARALGPVLARSLELLGVDAPVVTRIGRAPLLGGGAEVGAVRAAF
- a CDS encoding sulfurtransferase; protein product: MSRADVLVDADWVEAHIDDPQVAIVEVDEDTSAYEKNHIKNAIRIDWTKDLQDPVRRDFVDQAGFEKLLSEKGIGNDTLVVLYGGNNNWFASYAYWYFKLYGHENVKLLDGGRKKWELDSRDLTDTVPTRPATQYKAKPQDESIRAYRDDVVKAIGSQNLVDVRSPDEFSGKLLAPAHLPQEQSQRPGHVPSARNIPWSKNANDDGTFKSDDELKALYEAEQVDLSKDTIAYCRIGERSALTWFVLHELLGQENVKNYDGSWTEYGSLVGVPIELGANK
- a CDS encoding ABC transporter substrate-binding protein, producing the protein MSTHGTGPSPGAVPVTRTAGAVRSPVQRTGDAPGQGPLPAPLPGPSAGPLPAPLSVPGQTGAGGAGEGLAAVRPQAEFRGLRLPALRALRRDAQRDEADLSYVRRLVQGRIDILRAELARRVGPQSPVVDRLSEILTDTPSVQRSSARHVTLTTPRSEEYRQLAADTLAEIELSDLDARTDEELLTAMGRLVRYERQVSRRRHRLQRTVDDCSAEIARRYRDGEAQVDDLLA
- a CDS encoding DUF1416 domain-containing protein, with the translated sequence MCGAQAGGPDASTIKPGETTIQGSVTRDGEPVTGYVRLLDSTGEFTAEVPTSATGQFRFYAAEGTWTLRALVPGGTADRTVVAQTGGLAEVAIAV
- a CDS encoding folate-binding protein YgfZ — translated: MKSPLLSLPGAVPAEGRDEGVAAHYGDLFREQRALADGNGLVDLSHRGVVTVTGDDRLTWLHLLLTQHVSDLAPNRATEALILSANGHIEHALYLVDDGTTVWMHVEPETQGELIAYLESMKFFYRVEVADRTEDFAVVHLPAGSIADVPDGIAVRETAHGRDLFLDRAGLAEYAAAHGPVAGILAYEALRVESHRPRLGFETDHRTIPHELGWIGTAVHLQKGCYRGQETVARVHNLGKPPRRLVFLHLDGSEVHLPGHGTPIRLAADGEEGRQLGFVTTSARHHELGPIALALVKRNVAVDAELMAGDTAAAQETVVEP
- a CDS encoding FABP family protein, with amino-acid sequence MIEIPSDLHPDLVPLAFLLGNWAGAGVSDFPGAEKCNFGQEVTFSHDGRDFLEYVSHSWVLDADGNQVKPLESESGYWRIDKDRKVEIVMVRDQGVVEVWYGELAKQKPQIDVVTDAVARTAASGPYSGGKRLYGYVNSDLMWVGEKATPDVELRPYMSAHLKKVVTPEEVAAMAKSLGDMPDDGIAFFK
- a CDS encoding TetR/AcrR family transcriptional regulator C-terminal domain-containing protein, coding for MTEKYGVSRASYGTRLSDLAAVVEAKGVPPRDATAQWERTVERPVGPVRHPALSRLLPTEVMSEPDEADHGFVSGLGWLLDGVETLIGRGARS
- a CDS encoding Fur family transcriptional regulator; amino-acid sequence: MVSTDWKTDLRQRGYRLTPQRQLVLEAVDTLEHATPDDILCEVRRTASGVNISTVYRTLELLEELGLVSHAHLGHGAPTYHLADRHHHIHLVCRDCTDVIEADVDVVADFTAKLRDTFGFETDMKHFAIFGRCADCTAKAAGPEAAGSPGDGR
- a CDS encoding GNAT family N-acetyltransferase; translated protein: MSLDPRTVSAAEYPDWLRAVNTGFLRPSAGTDEEVALRLAHTDLSRVQGVFDAGRCVATFRSFAQELTVVGGARVPADAVTGVTVTPTHRRRGLLSRMMAVDLAAAKERGDVVASLIAAEYPIYGRFGFGPAAWTTEWEIDVPRAGLDPRLPVPSEADGGRVELVDGAEVRKLGPELHGRLAARQHGVVSRDERWWQRDTGVDLPAHESWTEPFYAVYRSADGEADGLIAYRADDNWGDRKQPLNKATVAGMIAVTPAAERTLWRFVCSIDWITTVRSGYRAPDDLLPLLLPDPRAARVVTQADWLWLRVLDVPRALEARTYATGADLVLDVQDTAGLAGGRFLLETSPDGASCTPTTRAADLALDVRELGTLYLGDESALRLAELGRIDEHRPGAAARADGVFRTARRAWCPDVF
- a CDS encoding putative leader peptide, with product MKRQADLTKRRAVDLCRVAAMLCRTF
- a CDS encoding DUF3099 domain-containing protein; protein product: MYARRRRAYFLMMGGCLALFVSAWAFVRLWSIPAAVAMCVVAMIIPPVAAVVANRRGPEDRWWDEAPPDPPPGPATPPPPHVPPRLSPPPRPGPPPRPGRASPTGDPESDAWWDELDGRKRRP